The following coding sequences are from one Psychrobacter sp. AH5 window:
- the rpoN gene encoding RNA polymerase factor sigma-54, which produces MSMSFGLAATLSTSQKLTPQMQQAIKLLQLSSLELAQEVQAKLDSNPLLERIEEDESYDEDNDYEDSQESLDEPLTLEMWNSGAVVDNVNDKENSIDEFDNYDSSDAYDNYDNTDSFDKLQQATIDDSAMDIDSQDLANNSTDSDYNNQETFEISSFNSASASQSATSHFDFDDLDSYQGATNASIQDYVRWQLNFKRLSDTDTMIADYLIDAMDERGFIRLDIEELLQSFATMASFYQWEEPIERDEITVMLKVIQSCDPVGVGARNLSECLAIQLSKLDRNTEHLAFAEVLLSASEHLVSNNIKALMQVTGLKAEQITPALSLLRQLNPAPGLSFKSSQADYQQAPESYDIPDMLVTPIRRHPSAALEVDRAMTDERWQVSLNPETLPKLRINQDYANLVRRGDDSSDNQYLRENLTDAKLFIRSIEERNQNLLKVATSIVRRQQEFLRHGASAMQPLILRDIAEEVGLHESTVSRLTTSKSILTPQGLFSLKHFFSSHVSSSDGDVSSTAISARIKQLIENEAPKKPLSDSRLQQHLREEGIDIARRTVAKYREAMGIGSSTQRKQKY; this is translated from the coding sequence ATGAGTATGTCATTCGGGTTAGCAGCCACGCTAAGCACCTCACAAAAGCTTACGCCGCAAATGCAGCAAGCTATTAAATTGTTGCAGCTCTCTAGTCTTGAATTAGCGCAGGAAGTACAAGCTAAGCTTGATAGTAACCCGTTACTTGAGCGTATTGAAGAAGACGAGAGTTATGATGAGGATAACGACTATGAGGATAGCCAAGAGAGCCTCGATGAACCCTTAACGCTTGAGATGTGGAATAGTGGTGCAGTAGTGGATAACGTTAACGACAAAGAAAATAGCATTGATGAGTTTGATAATTACGATAGCTCTGACGCTTATGATAATTATGACAATACAGACAGTTTTGATAAATTGCAGCAAGCCACTATCGATGATAGCGCTATGGATATCGATAGCCAAGACTTAGCTAATAATAGCACTGATAGCGATTATAATAATCAAGAGACTTTTGAGATAAGTAGCTTTAATAGCGCAAGCGCTAGCCAATCCGCTACTAGCCATTTTGATTTTGATGATCTTGATAGTTATCAAGGCGCAACCAACGCTAGCATTCAAGACTATGTGCGTTGGCAGCTCAATTTTAAGCGCTTATCTGATACCGATACCATGATCGCCGATTATCTGATTGACGCTATGGATGAGAGGGGGTTTATTCGTTTAGATATCGAGGAGTTGTTACAGAGCTTTGCGACGATGGCAAGCTTTTATCAGTGGGAGGAGCCGATAGAGCGTGATGAGATAACGGTCATGCTCAAGGTCATTCAGTCCTGTGATCCAGTAGGCGTAGGGGCGCGTAATCTAAGCGAATGCTTGGCAATACAGCTAAGCAAACTTGATCGTAATACCGAGCATTTGGCTTTTGCTGAGGTCTTATTATCAGCAAGTGAGCATTTAGTAAGTAATAATATCAAGGCGCTTATGCAAGTCACTGGTCTCAAGGCTGAGCAGATTACCCCAGCGCTAAGCTTATTACGTCAGCTCAATCCTGCGCCTGGGTTGTCTTTTAAAAGTAGCCAAGCGGATTATCAGCAAGCGCCGGAGAGTTATGATATTCCGGATATGTTAGTGACGCCCATTCGTCGCCATCCGTCAGCGGCTCTGGAAGTCGATAGGGCGATGACAGACGAGCGCTGGCAGGTAAGTCTTAATCCGGAGACGCTACCGAAGCTGCGTATCAATCAAGACTATGCCAATCTTGTCAGGCGCGGCGATGATAGCTCGGACAATCAGTATCTACGTGAAAACCTTACCGATGCCAAATTATTTATTCGAAGTATTGAGGAGCGTAATCAAAACTTATTGAAAGTGGCGACTAGTATCGTTCGGCGCCAGCAGGAGTTTTTGCGTCACGGTGCTTCAGCGATGCAGCCTTTGATTTTAAGAGATATTGCCGAAGAGGTAGGACTACACGAATCGACAGTGTCGCGTTTGACGACCAGCAAGTCCATCTTGACACCGCAAGGGCTATTTTCGCTCAAGCACTTCTTTTCATCGCATGTCAGTAGCAGTGATGGCGATGTCTCATCAACGGCTATCAGCGCTAGGATTAAGCAGCTTATAGAGAACGAAGCACCCAAAAAGCCACTCTCTGATAGCCGCTTGCAGCAACATCTGCGTGAAGAAGGTATCGATATTGCTAGGCGAACGGTAGCTAAATATCGTGAAGCAATGGGGATAGGATCTTCTACTCAGCGTAAACAAAAATACTAG